A genomic window from Flavobacterium sp. I3-2 includes:
- a CDS encoding HipA N-terminal domain-containing protein, translated as MVRQAKIYFQDKLAGVLVEGDNGYSFQYEQEYLEKSNSKSISLTLPLTEQPYHSKVLFPFFDGLIPEGWLLEIGEKHWKLNPRDRFELLINLCRDTIGAVSVYPMEEEKYD; from the coding sequence ATGGTACGTCAAGCAAAAATATATTTTCAAGATAAATTGGCGGGTGTTTTAGTTGAAGGCGATAACGGATATTCTTTTCAGTACGAACAGGAATATTTGGAAAAATCGAATTCAAAATCAATTAGTTTAACCTTACCACTAACGGAACAACCTTATCATAGCAAGGTTCTTTTTCCATTTTTTGATGGCTTAATTCCTGAAGGCTGGTTACTTGAAATAGGCGAAAAACATTGGAAGTTAAATCCTCGAGATCGTTTTGAATTACTAATCAATTTGTGCAGAGATACCATTGGTGCCGTATCTGTATATCCTATGGAGGAGGAAAAATATGACTAA
- a CDS encoding helix-turn-helix domain-containing protein → METIQKKHLGRNISRIREMKGMKQETLAELLGISQQKMSVIENTADLDDVKLNEVAKALEVPSQAIKEYSDERMINYVNNFYDNSSSQGNSFNQGMYATFNPLDKLVEAYDENKKLYERLLAAEKEKLAYLEQLIKK, encoded by the coding sequence ATGGAAACGATACAAAAGAAGCATTTAGGACGCAACATCAGTCGCATACGTGAAATGAAGGGAATGAAACAAGAAACTTTAGCTGAACTGTTAGGTATTAGCCAACAAAAAATGTCTGTAATAGAAAACACAGCTGATTTGGATGATGTAAAACTAAATGAAGTTGCTAAAGCCTTAGAAGTACCTAGCCAAGCGATAAAAGAATATTCAGACGAACGAATGATTAATTACGTAAATAATTTCTACGATAATAGCTCATCACAAGGAAATAGTTTTAACCAAGGAATGTACGCAACCTTCAACCCGTTAGACAAGTTGGTTGAGGCGTATGATGAGAACAAGAAATTATACGAACGTTTGTTAGCTGCTGAAAAGGAAAAATTAGCTTACCTAGAGCAATTAATAAAAAAATAG
- a CDS encoding type II toxin-antitoxin system HipA family toxin, translating to MKTTTKEIKVSLDFGSEIQKVGRLAIHNSLIYFEYEEAFLQTNLEISPIKLPLQRGVIELPKNPFEGLAGVFNDSLPDGWGRLLFDRLLRSEGVYPSDISPLNRLAYVGLNGLGALVYEPDQSLNDNNERINLDVLAAQTEEVLQGESEEVIAELLALNGSSAGARPKALIGVDSERKNIVHGKDQLSNGLEHWMVKFANSQDGLDAGAIEYVYGLMALDAGIEMPNIHLFPSQKGNGYFAVKRFDRDGNKRFHMHTVSGLIHNNFRFPSLDYEDLLSLTAVITKDIREVEKMFRLAVFNVMAHNRDDHSKNFTFLMNEFGEWKLSPAYDLTFSSGPGGEQSTMVMGEGRNISIKHLIKLGLEAKLSKEFVENVIEQTRSSLAKWMNLSKDFGISKSNRELIQKVISKV from the coding sequence ATGAAAACAACGACTAAAGAAATTAAAGTAAGTTTAGATTTTGGTTCTGAAATCCAAAAAGTTGGACGTTTGGCTATTCATAATAGTTTGATCTATTTTGAATACGAGGAAGCATTTTTACAAACTAATTTAGAAATTTCCCCTATAAAACTTCCTTTACAACGTGGCGTAATTGAGCTTCCAAAAAATCCTTTTGAAGGTTTAGCTGGAGTTTTCAATGATAGTTTACCGGATGGTTGGGGAAGATTACTTTTTGACCGTTTACTTCGTTCTGAAGGTGTCTATCCTTCAGATATTTCTCCGCTGAATCGTTTAGCATATGTTGGATTAAATGGTTTAGGCGCCTTAGTTTATGAACCCGATCAAAGCCTAAATGACAATAATGAAAGGATTAATTTGGATGTTTTGGCTGCACAAACCGAAGAAGTTTTGCAAGGAGAATCAGAAGAAGTGATTGCTGAACTATTAGCTTTAAATGGATCTTCTGCTGGAGCACGACCAAAAGCATTGATTGGTGTTGATTCTGAAAGAAAAAACATAGTTCATGGAAAAGATCAATTATCAAATGGTTTGGAACATTGGATGGTGAAGTTTGCTAATTCGCAAGATGGATTGGATGCTGGTGCAATAGAATATGTGTACGGCTTAATGGCGTTAGATGCTGGAATTGAAATGCCAAACATTCATTTGTTCCCTTCACAAAAAGGGAATGGCTATTTTGCGGTAAAACGCTTTGATAGAGATGGCAACAAACGTTTCCATATGCATACAGTTAGCGGTTTGATTCATAATAATTTTAGATTTCCATCTCTTGACTATGAAGATTTACTATCATTGACAGCTGTGATAACAAAAGATATTCGAGAGGTAGAAAAAATGTTTCGTTTAGCCGTTTTTAATGTAATGGCTCACAATCGAGACGATCACTCAAAAAATTTCACGTTTTTGATGAATGAATTTGGTGAATGGAAATTGTCACCTGCTTATGATCTTACTTTTTCTAGTGGTCCAGGAGGAGAACAAAGTACCATGGTCATGGGAGAAGGGCGAAATATAAGTATCAAACACCTTATTAAATTAGGTTTGGAAGCAAAACTGTCAAAAGAATTCGTAGAAAATGTTATTGAACAAACTCGTTCTTCACTTGCTAAATGGATGAACTTATCTAAAGATTTTGGTATCAGTAAGTCTAACAGAGAACTAATTCAGAAGGTAATTTCAAAAGTATAA
- a CDS encoding DNA-deoxyinosine glycosylase, which produces MMKAAFLPFIDSESEILILGTFPSEKSLASNEYYGNKQNQFWKLIYDVFETEYEAVYSERLLFLKENKIALWDVFQTCERKGSLDANIVNPEVNNFEKLFAKYPNLNKIVFSSKNAYTFYRKNVGNYFGKEILIMPSTSGLYASMKYQDKLEVWKTIR; this is translated from the coding sequence ATGATGAAAGCTGCTTTTTTACCTTTTATTGATTCAGAATCTGAAATACTTATTTTAGGAACTTTTCCGAGTGAGAAATCTTTGGCTTCGAATGAATATTATGGAAATAAACAAAATCAGTTTTGGAAATTGATTTATGATGTTTTTGAAACAGAATATGAAGCTGTTTATTCAGAAAGACTTTTGTTTTTGAAGGAAAATAAAATTGCCCTTTGGGATGTTTTTCAAACCTGCGAACGCAAAGGAAGCTTGGATGCAAATATTGTGAATCCAGAAGTGAACAATTTCGAAAAGTTATTTGCTAAATATCCCAATTTAAATAAGATTGTTTTTTCAAGTAAGAATGCTTATACTTTTTATCGTAAAAATGTAGGTAATTATTTTGGCAAAGAAATTTTAATCATGCCATCAACAAGTGGATTATATGCTTCAATGAAATATCAGGATAAATTAGAAGTTTGGAAAACAATTAGATAA
- a CDS encoding HAEPLYID family protein, with amino-acid sequence MKLLFTTLLAFTLATFTNAQEIQLKPNDSLKTPVKVKHAEPIFIDLMRDLGARKGEAEFNIGYGITNYKNKKEQSAFIEYEWAAADRLGLEVEVPVSFTKTDLGQTINKIDGIKLATQYTFLVNEKHQTSLAIGYMHEMEFVNQRAFKKESALFKGFLATPFFIAAKNFDQISTLIYTGPEFEYNFKNRNTQTNWQLNASVHYMVPNSSHFIGIENNLRMEKGYVEYIMRPQIKVGILHNLAIGIVSGIPIKSKEFELDFMTRIIWEPNF; translated from the coding sequence ATGAAACTTTTATTTACAACACTTTTAGCATTCACCTTAGCAACTTTTACTAACGCACAAGAAATACAATTAAAACCAAACGATTCTTTAAAAACACCTGTAAAAGTAAAACATGCCGAACCTATATTTATTGATTTAATGCGTGATTTAGGCGCAAGAAAAGGCGAAGCTGAATTTAATATCGGATACGGAATTACAAATTACAAAAACAAAAAAGAACAAAGTGCTTTTATCGAGTATGAATGGGCTGCAGCAGATAGATTAGGACTTGAAGTTGAGGTTCCAGTGAGCTTTACAAAAACCGATTTAGGACAAACAATCAACAAAATTGACGGAATTAAATTAGCTACGCAATATACTTTTTTAGTTAATGAAAAACATCAAACTTCACTAGCAATCGGATATATGCATGAAATGGAATTTGTAAATCAAAGAGCATTTAAAAAAGAATCGGCTTTATTTAAAGGATTTTTAGCTACTCCGTTTTTTATAGCAGCAAAAAATTTCGATCAAATTAGTACCTTAATTTATACAGGTCCCGAATTTGAATACAACTTTAAAAATCGAAACACGCAAACCAATTGGCAGTTAAATGCGAGTGTACATTATATGGTTCCGAATTCGAGCCATTTTATTGGAATTGAAAATAATTTACGAATGGAAAAAGGCTATGTTGAATATATTATGCGACCGCAAATAAAAGTTGGCATATTACACAATTTAGCTATTGGAATAGTTTCTGGAATACCAATTAAATCAAAAGAATTTGAATTAGATTTTATGACGCGTATTATTTGGGAACCTAATTTTTAA
- a CDS encoding HipA domain-containing protein, translating into MTNCLFCYQSVETGEYHSKCSKKFFKTTQVPTLELDQEKLNQLAEITVNERLALTGVQPKISLSLNEDQGNKRLTLVGLWGDYILKPQSAEFSFMPEVEDLTMHLAKLFKIDTAQHALIRTSTGELAYITKRFDRSNGKKIHVEDLCQLSELLTEQKYKSSYERVGKIIKQYTTNSGLDAIKYFRLVLFSFLTGNNDMHLKNFSLMHTDKGILFSPAYDLLNVNLIFPDDKEDLALTLGGRKRKIKRSDFDQLAMSLELSETVRDNIYKDFSKQINQVQNVIDRSFLSKDYKKEYFRIYESKIKQIDL; encoded by the coding sequence ATGACTAATTGTTTATTTTGTTATCAATCGGTAGAAACAGGTGAATATCATTCGAAATGTTCTAAAAAATTCTTTAAAACAACGCAAGTTCCTACTCTAGAATTAGATCAAGAGAAATTAAATCAATTAGCGGAAATTACGGTTAACGAACGATTGGCCTTAACTGGTGTTCAACCTAAAATATCATTGAGCTTAAACGAGGATCAAGGTAACAAACGATTAACTTTAGTTGGTTTATGGGGAGACTATATTCTAAAGCCACAATCTGCTGAATTTTCTTTTATGCCCGAGGTGGAAGATCTAACGATGCACTTAGCCAAGTTGTTTAAAATTGATACCGCTCAACATGCTTTAATTCGAACTTCAACAGGCGAACTAGCTTATATCACCAAGCGTTTCGATCGATCGAATGGTAAGAAAATTCACGTAGAAGATTTATGTCAGTTATCGGAATTACTAACCGAACAAAAATATAAAAGTTCTTACGAACGAGTGGGGAAAATCATCAAACAGTATACTACCAATTCAGGGTTAGATGCTATCAAATATTTTAGATTGGTTTTGTTTTCTTTCTTGACAGGTAATAACGATATGCACTTAAAAAACTTTTCGTTAATGCATACAGATAAAGGTATCTTGTTTTCACCTGCTTATGATTTGTTGAATGTGAACTTGATTTTTCCTGACGATAAAGAAGATTTGGCTTTAACTTTGGGTGGTCGTAAACGAAAAATAAAACGTTCAGATTTTGATCAATTGGCAATGAGTTTAGAACTATCTGAAACGGTTAGAGATAATATTTACAAAGACTTCTCTAAGCAAATAAATCAAGTACAAAATGTGATCGACAGAAGTTTTTTGTCCAAAGATTACAAAAAAGAGTATTTTCGTATTTACGAAAGTAAAATAAAACAAATTGACTTATAA
- a CDS encoding helix-turn-helix domain-containing protein produces the protein MLFISLSKVQRKIVENIRDRRLQMELTQEGLSERSGVPLSTLRKFEQKGVISLDSFLKILSVVGGLDEMIEALKPKQQHFKSIDEVLKSEEKNSRKRGSRK, from the coding sequence ATGTTATTTATTTCTTTATCCAAAGTACAGAGGAAAATCGTAGAAAACATCCGTGACCGACGATTACAAATGGAACTGACTCAAGAAGGCTTGTCGGAAAGATCTGGTGTTCCGTTGTCAACTTTAAGAAAATTTGAACAAAAGGGGGTAATTTCTTTGGATTCATTTTTAAAAATACTTTCAGTTGTTGGTGGTTTAGATGAAATGATTGAGGCTTTAAAGCCAAAGCAGCAACATTTTAAATCTATTGACGAAGTTCTAAAATCAGAAGAGAAAAATAGTAGAAAAAGAGGAAGTAGAAAATGA
- a CDS encoding 5-methylcytosine restriction system specificity protein McrC, whose amino-acid sequence MFTSQVTKSFWKPTSGYSSKMRPDIILKCKESQESFVLDTKWKNLNGYNPSPEDLRQMYVYHRFYQAKKVALVYPSDQHSIKKGNYFSSKNYLEMSEKECSIMQIATATDIKTWQEDIVNQINFLIEY is encoded by the coding sequence TTGTTTACATCACAAGTAACAAAAAGTTTTTGGAAGCCAACTTCGGGATATTCATCAAAAATGCGACCAGATATCATTCTAAAATGTAAAGAATCTCAAGAAAGTTTCGTTTTGGATACAAAATGGAAAAATCTAAATGGTTATAATCCATCACCTGAAGATTTACGCCAAATGTATGTATATCATAGATTTTACCAAGCAAAAAAAGTTGCTCTTGTTTATCCTTCGGATCAACATTCAATTAAAAAAGGAAATTACTTTAGTTCAAAAAATTATTTAGAAATGTCAGAAAAAGAATGTAGTATAATGCAAATTGCTACAGCAACGGATATTAAAACTTGGCAAGAAGATATTGTAAACCAAATTAATTTTTTAATTGAGTATTAG
- a CDS encoding type II toxin-antitoxin system Y4mF family antitoxin, which yields MHSLRLFVKQKRKELKLTQEDLALNAGVGLRFVRDLEQGKKTLRLDKVNDVLALFGKEVGVIDKTRE from the coding sequence ATGCATTCATTACGATTATTTGTAAAACAAAAACGAAAAGAATTAAAGCTAACTCAAGAAGATTTAGCGCTAAATGCTGGTGTAGGTTTGCGTTTTGTTCGTGATTTAGAACAAGGAAAGAAAACACTTCGTTTAGACAAAGTGAATGACGTGTTGGCTTTGTTTGGGAAAGAAGTAGGGGTAATCGATAAAACTCGTGAATAA